In the Victivallis sp. Marseille-Q1083 genome, one interval contains:
- the tnpB gene encoding IS66 family insertion sequence element accessory protein TnpB (TnpB, as the term is used for proteins encoded by IS66 family insertion elements, is considered an accessory protein, since TnpC, encoded by a neighboring gene, is a DDE family transposase.) translates to MFSLGGNQRIYYCPHPVNLRKSFDGLAGAVEEYIGRDPASGHLFVFFSRNKKLVKMIFYQDGGMCIFAKRLERGQFNLPVSAEGKIELESRELYAILSGIKPQRYYKRYSKETPS, encoded by the coding sequence ATGTTTTCTCTTGGAGGCAATCAGCGCATCTATTATTGTCCGCACCCGGTGAATCTTCGGAAGTCGTTCGATGGTTTGGCGGGAGCGGTGGAGGAATATATCGGTCGCGATCCGGCGTCGGGACATTTGTTCGTGTTTTTCAGCCGGAACAAGAAGTTGGTGAAAATGATTTTTTACCAGGATGGCGGCATGTGTATTTTTGCGAAGCGGCTTGAGCGTGGTCAGTTCAATCTACCGGTATCGGCGGAGGGAAAAATTGAGTTGGAGTCGCGGGAACTTTATGCGATCTTGTCGGGGATCAAGCCGCAGCGGTATTACAAACGGTATTCGAAGGAGACACCGTCGTAA
- a CDS encoding IS1380 family transposase, translated as MTKCNVSIPFFQGPKSRKIEFNFAGGDISSDGGLLFVKEFDRKLGLTRRAGKLLDSFDIRQPGKVEHSYLSMLRQRVFGLVAGHEDLNDHHELRTDPLIQTVVGRDRQLATPSTLCRFENGIDRRACVDLSRLFVEFFIESFSTPPRELILDFDATDDLTYGMQENRFFHGYYDHYCFLPLYVFCGDQLLVAYLRPSKIDAAKHAWAILSLLVKRFRQKWPKVKIIFRGDSGFCRQKMLNWCDKNEVKYIVGLAKNPRLLELSKDLQIKAEALYNETHEKAKLFTQFEYAAGTWKYPRRVIAKAEFNSPGPNNRFIVTNLDDDDGQYLYEKVYCARGEMENRIKEQQLDLFADRTSCHDFAANQFRLLLSSLAYILMERFRALLLTGTQFAEATCGSIRLYLVKIGAIIRRNTRKIYVALSSACPNQELLRLIAAKIIAIE; from the coding sequence ATGACAAAATGTAATGTTTCGATTCCGTTCTTTCAAGGTCCGAAAAGCAGAAAGATCGAATTCAATTTCGCCGGTGGAGATATCAGCAGTGACGGCGGGTTGCTTTTCGTGAAAGAATTCGACCGCAAACTCGGTTTGACCCGGCGCGCCGGTAAACTGCTGGATTCTTTTGATATTCGACAGCCCGGAAAAGTTGAGCATTCCTATCTGAGCATGCTTCGTCAACGAGTTTTCGGGTTGGTTGCCGGCCATGAAGATCTCAATGACCATCATGAATTGCGAACTGATCCGCTGATTCAAACTGTTGTCGGTCGTGATCGTCAACTCGCCACTCCAAGCACTTTATGTCGATTCGAAAATGGAATCGATCGTCGTGCTTGCGTAGATTTGAGCCGATTGTTTGTCGAATTCTTTATCGAAAGTTTCTCCACGCCGCCTCGAGAATTGATTCTTGATTTCGATGCCACCGATGACCTCACTTACGGGATGCAGGAAAATCGCTTTTTTCATGGCTATTATGACCACTATTGCTTTTTGCCGTTGTATGTTTTCTGCGGGGATCAATTGCTTGTGGCTTATTTGCGTCCATCAAAAATTGATGCGGCCAAGCATGCCTGGGCGATTCTCTCGCTACTGGTAAAGCGCTTTCGGCAGAAATGGCCGAAGGTTAAGATTATTTTCCGGGGAGACAGTGGCTTTTGTCGGCAGAAAATGCTGAATTGGTGTGATAAAAATGAGGTCAAATATATTGTCGGATTGGCGAAAAATCCACGTTTGCTGGAATTATCAAAAGATCTTCAAATCAAAGCGGAAGCACTTTACAACGAAACACATGAAAAAGCAAAACTGTTTACTCAGTTCGAATATGCGGCAGGAACTTGGAAATACCCGCGTCGGGTGATTGCCAAAGCGGAATTCAACTCCCCCGGACCGAATAATCGTTTTATCGTCACCAATCTTGATGATGATGATGGACAATATCTTTATGAAAAAGTCTATTGCGCCCGAGGAGAGATGGAAAACAGGATCAAGGAACAGCAGCTGGATCTTTTCGCTGATCGGACGAGCTGCCATGACTTTGCGGCAAATCAATTCCGACTTCTGCTTTCAAGTTTGGCTTATATTCTCATGGAACGGTTTCGGGCATTGTTGTTGACAGGAACTCAATTTGCCGAGGCTACCTGCGGCAGCATTCGCTTATACCTGGTGAAAATCGGTGCCATTATTCGGCGGAATACCAGAAAAATTTATGTTGCTCTTTCAAGTGCTTGTCCGAATCAGGAACTGTTGCGCCTGATCGCCGCAAAAATCATTGCCATAGAATAA
- a CDS encoding transposase domain-containing protein, which translates to MAILFSFAAACKANAVNYRQWLEDVLIRINTTPASQIDSLLPQNWKAQPIAEISS; encoded by the coding sequence TTGGCGATCCTGTTTTCCTTCGCGGCGGCCTGCAAGGCCAACGCCGTCAACTACCGTCAATGGCTGGAAGATGTTCTGATCCGCATCAATACCACGCCCGCATCGCAGATCGACTCTTTGCTCCCTCAAAACTGGAAAGCTCAACCCATCGCCGAAATATCCAGCTAA